In the Arthrobacter sp. 31Y genome, one interval contains:
- a CDS encoding TetR/AcrR family transcriptional regulator gives MAWDTDATKAKLLNAAISEFSERGFSGGRVHEISKKSGTNPERIYFYFGNKAKLFEAALTHELTTALEDVPVNGQGPIAVADFAGRYFDFAVSHPSLARLTSWEGLERSSPVGARVRALQAANKVTEIQAALPGVTVTQAEDLLLSIVTLCHAWVSSPNVHEVITGQLDLERRRRTIVRHTELMADDTP, from the coding sequence ATGGCTTGGGACACGGACGCAACTAAGGCGAAGCTACTGAACGCCGCCATCTCGGAATTCTCAGAGCGGGGATTCTCCGGTGGGCGCGTGCATGAGATCTCAAAAAAGTCCGGAACCAACCCTGAACGGATCTATTTTTACTTCGGCAACAAGGCCAAGCTCTTCGAAGCGGCCCTCACCCATGAACTGACAACAGCACTGGAGGACGTGCCCGTCAACGGCCAGGGCCCGATCGCCGTGGCGGATTTCGCGGGTCGCTATTTCGACTTTGCCGTCAGTCACCCAAGCCTGGCCCGCTTGACGTCCTGGGAGGGGTTGGAGCGAAGCTCCCCCGTGGGCGCCAGGGTGCGCGCCCTGCAGGCAGCGAACAAAGTTACAGAAATTCAAGCCGCACTCCCCGGCGTGACTGTCACCCAGGCGGAAGATCTCCTCCTGTCGATAGTGACCTTGTGCCACGCGTGGGTTTCAAGTCCCAACGTCCACGAGGTGATCACCGGGCAGCTTGATCTGGAACGCAGGCGCCGAACCATCGTGAGGCACACTGAACTCATGGCTGACGACACGCCCTAG
- a CDS encoding IclR family transcriptional regulator, with translation MSVEAIQPKAARYPIESVANAGRLLGLFKERRELRLSDVAEALAVSPSTAHRLLTTLEVSHMVVQNSNTRCYEPGPELMAIAHSLLPTETRWSFARPYLERLSERVGETVSLAILQGPVVVFVESIESAAAVRVGSRLGAVMPAHCTSVGKLLLAQLPEDKLLETYPSEELVQANAKSIATRDELQVHLRKTAKRGYATNFGEGEPGISGVAVLVESKSRPSYALAVAAPSERLAQGRVKELVSELQATASALSDLS, from the coding sequence GTGTCTGTTGAAGCGATACAGCCAAAGGCTGCTCGCTATCCCATCGAGTCGGTTGCCAATGCGGGCAGGCTCCTTGGTCTGTTCAAAGAGAGGCGCGAGCTCCGGCTCTCCGACGTAGCGGAAGCCCTCGCGGTCTCTCCGTCCACGGCCCACCGACTGCTAACCACCCTTGAGGTGAGTCATATGGTGGTGCAGAACTCAAACACCCGGTGTTATGAACCGGGTCCTGAGTTGATGGCCATTGCGCATTCACTCCTGCCCACGGAAACACGCTGGAGCTTTGCGCGACCGTACCTGGAGCGGTTGAGTGAACGGGTGGGTGAAACGGTCAGCCTTGCCATCCTTCAGGGACCGGTGGTTGTTTTTGTGGAGTCCATCGAGTCCGCTGCTGCGGTGCGGGTGGGCTCGCGTCTTGGCGCTGTCATGCCTGCGCACTGCACTTCTGTGGGGAAGCTCCTGCTCGCCCAGCTTCCCGAGGACAAGCTGCTGGAAACGTATCCTTCAGAAGAGCTGGTTCAGGCGAACGCCAAGAGCATCGCAACCAGGGACGAACTTCAGGTTCATCTGCGAAAGACGGCCAAGCGTGGCTATGCCACAAACTTTGGTGAGGGTGAACCCGGTATCAGTGGGGTGGCAGTCCTGGTTGAATCCAAGTCGCGGCCAAGCTATGCCTTGGCGGTAGCAGCGCCGAGCGAAAGGCTGGCCCAAGGGCGTGTGAAGGAATTGGTTAGTGAACTCCAGGCTACGGCCAGCGCATTGTCTGACTTGAGCTGA
- a CDS encoding ABC transporter permease, giving the protein MSTATSLAPPTLAVDPPPAQPRRGSKGRLVRAIAIRSAGAVFVIWGVVTVTFFLSRIVSPSPTTLLVPADATPEIRAAIEHDLGLDQSLWDQYLRFLQSLLKGDLGTSFMTGRPVADDLASRLPATLELGTSALVIGIIVGILLGVVAAVHRDRFLDHSIRALTVAALAMPQFWLGLVLLSLFFVSLGILPGPIGRLPFGVAPPPALTGWYVLDAAFSGQWSTAGVAITHLVLPVVTLMFGVFSPITRVTRTAMVGALESQYVRNARVLGFPNSVVHFRYALRNAVLPVITMIANAVAFAFAGAVLVESVFGWPGVGQYALNAIQQSDFPALQGFVLYSAILYVLIYTAVDVAYRLADPRIRTS; this is encoded by the coding sequence ATGAGTACCGCAACTTCCCTCGCTCCTCCCACGCTGGCTGTGGATCCTCCCCCAGCACAGCCCCGACGAGGCTCCAAGGGGCGCCTCGTCCGGGCAATAGCCATCCGATCCGCGGGAGCCGTCTTCGTCATCTGGGGCGTTGTCACGGTGACATTCTTCCTATCCCGCATAGTTTCCCCCTCTCCCACCACTCTCCTCGTTCCAGCGGATGCCACCCCTGAGATACGCGCTGCCATCGAACATGACTTGGGGCTTGACCAGTCACTGTGGGATCAGTATTTGCGCTTTCTGCAGTCCCTGCTAAAAGGGGACTTGGGCACATCGTTCATGACGGGACGGCCCGTCGCCGACGACCTGGCATCGCGGTTGCCCGCAACATTGGAGCTCGGGACGTCGGCCCTGGTGATCGGCATCATCGTGGGAATCCTGCTGGGTGTGGTGGCGGCAGTCCACCGTGACCGCTTTCTGGATCACAGCATCAGGGCATTGACGGTCGCCGCACTGGCCATGCCGCAGTTCTGGCTTGGCCTCGTGCTGCTGTCACTCTTCTTCGTGAGTCTGGGAATCCTGCCGGGACCCATCGGCCGCTTGCCCTTCGGTGTCGCCCCACCACCAGCATTGACTGGCTGGTATGTCCTCGATGCTGCTTTCTCCGGCCAATGGTCAACAGCGGGTGTTGCCATCACGCACTTGGTCCTGCCAGTAGTGACTCTGATGTTCGGGGTGTTCTCCCCTATCACCCGCGTCACCCGAACCGCCATGGTCGGGGCGCTGGAAAGCCAGTACGTGCGAAATGCCAGGGTGCTTGGCTTCCCAAACTCCGTGGTCCATTTCCGCTATGCCCTCAGAAATGCCGTACTTCCAGTTATCACCATGATCGCCAACGCTGTGGCCTTCGCCTTCGCGGGTGCTGTGCTTGTTGAGAGCGTGTTCGGCTGGCCTGGCGTGGGCCAATACGCCCTCAACGCCATCCAGCAATCGGACTTTCCGGCTTTGCAGGGCTTCGTGCTCTATTCAGCCATCCTTTACGTGCTCATTTACACGGCGGTAGATGTCGCTTACCGCCTCGCTGACCCGAGGATCCGAACCTCATGA
- a CDS encoding NtaA/DmoA family FMN-dependent monooxygenase (This protein belongs to a clade of FMN-dependent monooxygenases, within a broader family of flavin-dependent oxidoreductases, the luciferase-like monooxygenase (LMM) family, some of whose members use coenzyme F420 rather than FMN.) — MKPLILGLFQTVTPNGTSGNSWRHPDNTTVNYRSLTYWTSLAQRAEAAKLDFIFLADSFGYPSLNGVVPHAAIEDADLSRSDPLVLVSALASATERIGLVLTSATTYDLPYSNARRFATLDHFSNGRVGWNIVTGSSADTASALFGLDLTKHSDRYAVADDYVDLSLTLWEGAWQDGAVKADKEARVYADASMVHPVEYDGPYFSCHGMFTVEPTPQRTPVLFQAGTSERGKEFAARNAECVFLQGTTAPAVAANVKDIRDRAEAAGRDRDSIKILVGVTLLTDPDPDQARLKAAELAEYSSDVAGAVRFAFNTGINLLDLDPDSTLEGMTSEVGQSNIDRYQATQDHPAATVREILAEFRTRGLRGLILAGTPDEVVDQMTDYVAETGIDGFMIESHLSPGTHDDIFEHLLPRLRERGLFREEYEEETLRERLFGLGQRHLRDDHRGASFRAGQKTPVSTAP; from the coding sequence GTGAAACCACTCATCCTCGGGTTGTTCCAAACAGTGACACCGAACGGCACCTCCGGAAACAGCTGGCGCCACCCCGACAACACAACCGTCAATTACCGATCTTTGACCTACTGGACTTCGCTGGCACAGCGTGCCGAGGCGGCAAAACTGGACTTCATCTTCCTCGCCGACTCGTTCGGCTACCCGTCCCTCAACGGAGTGGTACCGCATGCGGCCATCGAGGACGCGGACCTCTCCCGGTCGGATCCGCTGGTACTGGTGTCCGCCCTTGCATCGGCGACAGAGCGCATCGGCCTGGTACTGACGAGTGCAACGACATACGACCTTCCATACTCCAATGCGCGCCGTTTCGCTACGCTGGATCACTTTTCCAACGGCAGGGTCGGCTGGAACATCGTGACTGGGTCCTCTGCAGACACAGCTTCTGCGCTTTTCGGACTCGATCTGACAAAGCATTCGGACCGCTACGCCGTGGCCGACGACTACGTCGATCTAAGCCTCACCCTGTGGGAAGGTGCATGGCAAGACGGAGCCGTGAAAGCGGACAAGGAAGCCAGGGTCTATGCCGATGCTTCCATGGTCCACCCCGTGGAATACGACGGACCCTACTTTTCCTGCCATGGCATGTTTACTGTGGAGCCAACCCCCCAGCGCACCCCAGTGCTTTTTCAGGCAGGCACATCTGAACGTGGCAAGGAGTTCGCAGCACGCAACGCCGAGTGCGTCTTCCTCCAGGGCACCACCGCTCCGGCCGTTGCCGCCAACGTCAAGGACATCCGTGACAGGGCGGAGGCGGCCGGCCGAGACCGTGACTCGATCAAGATTCTTGTCGGCGTCACGCTGCTCACCGACCCTGATCCAGACCAGGCACGCCTCAAGGCAGCAGAACTCGCCGAATACTCATCGGATGTGGCTGGAGCAGTCAGATTCGCGTTCAATACCGGCATCAATCTCCTTGACCTGGATCCGGATTCCACCTTGGAAGGAATGACCAGCGAGGTTGGGCAGTCCAATATTGACCGATACCAAGCCACACAAGACCACCCTGCCGCCACAGTGCGCGAGATCCTCGCGGAATTCCGTACACGAGGCCTTCGTGGCTTGATCCTGGCGGGTACTCCTGACGAGGTAGTGGACCAGATGACGGACTACGTCGCAGAGACCGGCATCGACGGGTTCATGATTGAGTCCCATCTCAGTCCAGGTACGCACGACGACATCTTCGAGCACCTGCTGCCAAGGCTGCGTGAACGGGGCCTGTTCCGCGAAGAGTACGAGGAAGAAACCCTTCGGGAACGGCTTTTTGGTCTTGGCCAGAGACATTTGCGTGACGACCACCGCGGCGCCTCGTTCAGGGCCGGGCAAAAGACTCCCGTGTCGACCGCGCCATGA
- a CDS encoding ABC transporter permease, which yields MNRLDRPVTLAAPSRRSQRIKFTSVNIPLTLGLLLMGALVLVALIGQVWTPFDPQATGVGVPFSPPDSQHWFGTDAVGADIFSKTLAATATDFGVTLVSVGLAFLAGGLIGAVTGFVGGIFDTIVMRLVEILQAFPPLLLAMLIVVTTGPGITNVVIVIMIVGIPGYLRLARAEVLSQKTMEYADAARMVGHSGAGVLLRHLVPNTLSPLISFAAVNAAWVAIIISSLGFIGVGIEPGSPEWGSMIAAGRNDIDSWWISLFPGVAIIILACAFYLVGDGLTDREHKS from the coding sequence ATGAACCGCTTAGATAGGCCGGTAACGTTAGCCGCCCCCAGTCGTAGATCCCAACGCATCAAATTCACCAGTGTCAATATTCCGTTGACTCTTGGTCTGCTGCTCATGGGCGCACTGGTCCTTGTCGCACTGATCGGACAGGTCTGGACCCCCTTCGATCCTCAAGCCACAGGCGTGGGCGTCCCCTTTTCCCCACCGGACTCCCAGCATTGGTTTGGCACCGACGCCGTCGGCGCCGACATCTTCTCCAAGACGTTGGCCGCAACCGCGACGGACTTTGGCGTCACTCTGGTCAGCGTGGGGCTTGCGTTCCTCGCCGGAGGCCTGATAGGCGCCGTGACCGGTTTCGTGGGAGGGATTTTCGACACAATTGTGATGCGCCTGGTGGAGATACTCCAGGCTTTTCCGCCTCTTTTGCTCGCGATGCTCATTGTCGTTACCACCGGGCCCGGAATAACAAACGTTGTAATCGTGATCATGATCGTCGGTATCCCCGGATACCTGCGGTTGGCCCGGGCCGAAGTGCTCAGCCAAAAGACTATGGAATATGCAGATGCGGCCCGCATGGTGGGCCATTCCGGGGCAGGGGTGCTCCTCCGTCATCTTGTCCCGAACACTCTTAGCCCCCTCATTTCCTTCGCAGCGGTTAACGCAGCGTGGGTGGCCATCATTATCTCGAGCCTTGGATTTATCGGCGTAGGGATCGAGCCTGGCAGTCCCGAGTGGGGTTCCATGATTGCGGCTGGCCGAAACGACATCGATTCATGGTGGATCTCGCTCTTCCCGGGGGTTGCAATCATCATCCTCGCCTGTGCCTTCTATCTAGTGGGCGATGGCCTGACCGACAGGGAGCACAAATCGTGA
- a CDS encoding NAD(P)-dependent alcohol dehydrogenase: protein MQITAAVAREHDKPFTIEQLELDGLRHNEVRVRLVATGICHTDVLVRDGVYPTPLPAVLGHEGAGVVEAVGDSVVSVVPGDHVVLAAAYCGHCKRCRNGQMAYCENLMAADFGGRRMDGQTSLSKDGEVISSHFFGQSSFATYANVVEESIVRVDKDLPLEHLGPLGCGINTGAGTVLNELQPDIGSSLVVFGTGAVGCAAVMAAKVADCATIVAVDIHDSRLELARELGATHVINSLTENVADRLREITAGQGVDYVVDTTGIPALLRQAADALGVRGTVALVGAAKPGTEVSFEIGASLVKGWTFKTVVQGSSVPQVFIPRLIQLWKEGRFPFEKLVGDYSLEDINQGFADSKSGKTIKPVIVF from the coding sequence GTGCAGATAACTGCAGCCGTAGCCCGTGAGCATGACAAGCCCTTCACCATTGAACAGCTTGAGCTGGACGGCCTCCGGCACAACGAAGTCAGGGTGCGCTTGGTTGCCACCGGAATATGCCACACCGACGTATTGGTTCGTGACGGGGTCTACCCCACGCCCCTCCCTGCAGTCCTCGGGCACGAGGGGGCCGGTGTAGTCGAAGCTGTGGGCGACTCCGTTGTGTCCGTCGTACCCGGAGACCACGTGGTCCTGGCTGCCGCGTATTGCGGACACTGCAAACGCTGCCGCAATGGGCAAATGGCTTACTGCGAAAATCTGATGGCCGCCGACTTTGGTGGGCGGCGGATGGACGGTCAGACGTCACTGAGTAAGGATGGCGAGGTAATCTCGTCTCACTTCTTCGGCCAGTCATCCTTTGCGACGTACGCGAACGTGGTTGAGGAATCGATCGTCCGGGTTGATAAAGACCTCCCCTTGGAGCACTTGGGGCCGCTGGGCTGCGGCATCAACACGGGAGCGGGGACAGTGCTCAATGAGCTTCAACCCGACATTGGTTCCTCGCTGGTGGTCTTTGGTACCGGGGCTGTAGGGTGCGCTGCCGTCATGGCGGCCAAGGTAGCCGACTGCGCCACGATCGTTGCCGTGGACATCCATGATTCGCGGCTGGAGCTGGCCCGCGAGCTTGGTGCCACGCATGTGATCAATTCACTCACGGAAAACGTGGCGGATCGTTTGCGGGAGATTACTGCCGGTCAGGGTGTCGACTATGTGGTGGATACTACGGGAATTCCGGCATTGCTTCGCCAGGCTGCCGATGCTCTGGGCGTCCGCGGAACTGTGGCGCTGGTCGGTGCTGCCAAGCCCGGCACGGAAGTCAGTTTCGAAATAGGAGCCTCTCTGGTGAAGGGATGGACATTCAAGACGGTTGTCCAGGGCAGCTCTGTCCCGCAGGTATTTATCCCGCGGCTGATTCAGCTGTGGAAGGAAGGACGCTTCCCGTTTG
- a CDS encoding NADPH-dependent F420 reductase, with amino-acid sequence MKNFLARIFGKKTPMTNLTIIGNGNMARGIATRALAGGLTVEILGQDVIKAQELAADLGAGVSSGTTATAPQGAIVVLAVPFEAAKSIVTAYGDALAGKTIIDITNPVNFETFDSLVVEPGTSAAEEIAQLAPVGANVVKAFNTTFAGTLIAGESGGKPLDVFIAGDNAEATTAVSTFVSAAGMRPLVVGPLKRARELEGFQFVLMTMQANPEFEDFNWDTGLLVTQ; translated from the coding sequence ATGAAAAATTTCCTCGCCCGCATATTCGGAAAGAAGACTCCCATGACCAACCTCACCATCATCGGAAACGGCAACATGGCACGTGGCATCGCCACCCGCGCCCTCGCAGGCGGCCTCACGGTCGAGATCCTCGGACAGGATGTGATCAAGGCCCAGGAACTCGCTGCGGATCTGGGCGCAGGCGTCTCCTCCGGCACTACGGCCACTGCCCCGCAAGGAGCAATCGTCGTTCTTGCTGTTCCGTTCGAGGCAGCCAAGTCGATCGTCACTGCATATGGCGACGCGCTGGCCGGCAAAACTATCATCGACATCACCAATCCGGTGAACTTCGAAACCTTCGATTCCCTCGTTGTCGAACCCGGCACTTCAGCCGCAGAGGAAATCGCTCAGCTCGCTCCCGTGGGCGCCAACGTCGTCAAGGCCTTCAACACGACCTTTGCCGGCACCCTGATTGCCGGCGAGTCTGGTGGCAAGCCGCTGGACGTCTTCATCGCAGGGGATAACGCAGAAGCCACCACCGCCGTCAGCACCTTCGTCAGCGCCGCCGGCATGCGCCCCTTGGTGGTCGGCCCCCTGAAGCGGGCTCGTGAGCTCGAGGGCTTCCAGTTCGTGCTGATGACCATGCAGGCCAACCCGGAGTTTGAGGACTTCAACTGGGACACCGGACTGCTGGTCACCCAGTAG